A window of Rufibacter sp. LB8 contains these coding sequences:
- a CDS encoding ABC transporter permease, which translates to MSSRSMRLSWKGLPIARNWNLTLALALAWLLAITVVALTYHWWPLAFKSTDLQPASAYVAPFQSAHLLGTDHLGRDVWYYSMHATQTAWLLAFPPLLVSTLLGVTLGCMAGWFGNYKLTISLKTIIAMALPLLTWFFLKEFYLWRVFPLFSSIGFKHTFSWMLAGGLLVLEWAVLSFLFKPVSFFKRKVTVPLDSIFKSLVEIWSTLPKLLLLLLLSAFTEPSLENLAFWIAITYWVIPARLSRTKVRLVQKQPFIEAALATGMGTSRILLYHIWPTLRGAVLTNFCFAASGLLGIGSTLAFLGIGIPPEIPSWGKMLSAARFSVDAWWLLMAPALFLLLSIFSLQALWYHLSSKKEQQ; encoded by the coding sequence ATGAGCAGTAGATCCATGCGCCTATCTTGGAAAGGACTTCCCATTGCCAGGAATTGGAACCTGACGCTGGCCCTGGCCCTGGCGTGGCTATTGGCTATAACCGTAGTGGCACTTACCTATCATTGGTGGCCCTTAGCATTTAAAAGCACTGACCTTCAACCTGCTTCTGCGTATGTAGCTCCATTCCAATCTGCGCACCTGTTGGGCACAGACCATCTGGGCCGAGATGTGTGGTATTACTCCATGCATGCCACCCAAACCGCCTGGCTTCTGGCATTCCCGCCGTTGTTAGTTTCTACATTGTTGGGCGTGACCCTTGGGTGTATGGCAGGTTGGTTTGGCAATTATAAACTCACCATTTCCTTAAAGACCATTATTGCCATGGCCTTACCGCTGCTCACCTGGTTTTTTTTGAAAGAGTTTTACCTTTGGCGCGTGTTTCCTTTATTTTCCTCTATTGGCTTTAAGCATACATTTTCCTGGATGCTTGCCGGTGGGTTACTGGTATTGGAGTGGGCAGTACTGTCATTTCTCTTTAAACCGGTTTCTTTCTTTAAAAGAAAAGTGACGGTCCCACTAGACAGCATTTTCAAAAGCCTGGTGGAAATATGGTCCACACTTCCCAAGCTGTTGCTTTTGTTGTTACTCTCAGCATTCACAGAGCCTTCATTGGAAAATTTGGCCTTTTGGATCGCCATCACCTACTGGGTTATTCCCGCCCGTCTGAGCAGAACCAAGGTGAGATTAGTGCAGAAGCAACCGTTTATAGAAGCCGCTTTGGCCACAGGCATGGGAACCTCCAGAATCTTGCTTTACCATATTTGGCCAACTTTGCGAGGGGCAGTGTTGACCAATTTTTGCTTTGCCGCCTCCGGCCTGTTAGGCATAGGCTCTACCTTGGCCTTTCTGGGAATTGGCATTCCACCGGAAATTCCTTCGTGGGGTAAAATGCTGTCTGCCGCCAGGTTCTCAGTGGATGCCTGGTGGCTTCTAATGGCCCCCGCACTTTTTCTGCTGCTAAGTATTTTCAGTTTACAAGCCTTGTGGTATCACCTTTCTTCCAAAAAAGAGCAGCAGTAG
- a CDS encoding ABC transporter substrate-binding protein: protein MNRIPFLALFSLLLWAISCSPKKADDSIRIRLAQDPESLHPLSYGNPYALQVLNLMYQSLLSVDLKDRSIQPALAVSLPTVTIQGDSSYFTYTLRPEARWDDGQPVTAQDVSFSIKVMHSPMVENERWRVQYAFIEDIRFSKDNPREFTLACAGYSPEMRHLTGDFFILPAHKLDPDNILKGHSLRLLKAEQDSLSNTPAIKKLAGQINTQMLARDTAWVKGSGPYRLMAWNTGQQLRLEKKSNWWGDKANNPSSALISKPQKLVYQIITDNAAALLALKANQIDVMDNIPLVPFLEMRKGTDYKENFAFFTTPTYDAVFMGVNGSKPILQDKRTRQALGHLLPVAQIINTLHGGYASPTAGFIPPQDSLFYNSNLKPLAYDIIAVKQLLQSAGWFKSPQGWRKKINGQQAFLQLELLHRAGNSDFENMALMFQQNAKRVGIPIILKPMEGSQISERLRTRDYDLYFRTLTGNPFSYNLLSLLHSQSAANEGANVTHFGTSESDQLLEQIAREENLNTKAILLKALQKIMREEANLMFLYFPKNKLAVSKRIDSVVVSSLEPGYDVTRLVLKK from the coding sequence ATGAACCGAATTCCCTTTCTGGCTTTATTCTCCCTGCTCTTATGGGCCATTTCCTGCTCTCCAAAGAAAGCTGATGATAGCATTAGAATACGGCTGGCTCAAGACCCTGAATCACTGCACCCCCTAAGCTACGGAAATCCTTACGCCCTGCAGGTGCTCAACCTTATGTACCAAAGCCTATTGTCGGTGGACCTGAAAGACCGGTCTATTCAACCGGCGTTGGCAGTTTCCCTCCCAACAGTGACCATACAGGGAGATTCTTCCTACTTTACTTATACACTAAGGCCGGAAGCCCGTTGGGACGATGGCCAACCGGTGACGGCGCAAGATGTTTCTTTTTCCATAAAGGTCATGCACAGCCCTATGGTGGAGAATGAGCGCTGGCGCGTACAGTATGCTTTTATAGAAGACATCAGATTTTCAAAAGACAATCCCCGGGAGTTCACCTTGGCTTGTGCCGGCTATTCCCCGGAAATGCGCCACCTTACCGGTGATTTCTTTATTTTACCTGCCCACAAACTAGACCCAGACAATATCTTGAAAGGTCATTCCCTGCGTTTGTTGAAGGCGGAACAAGATTCTCTTTCCAACACTCCCGCTATCAAAAAACTAGCCGGCCAGATTAACACCCAAATGTTGGCAAGAGACACCGCCTGGGTTAAAGGAAGCGGCCCCTATAGACTTATGGCCTGGAACACAGGGCAGCAGTTACGCCTGGAGAAAAAAAGCAACTGGTGGGGCGACAAGGCAAATAACCCATCATCGGCACTTATCAGCAAACCCCAAAAACTGGTTTACCAAATTATCACAGACAATGCGGCAGCCCTTCTGGCCCTTAAGGCCAACCAAATAGATGTAATGGACAATATTCCGTTGGTGCCGTTTCTTGAAATGCGCAAGGGAACAGATTACAAAGAGAACTTTGCCTTTTTTACCACCCCTACCTATGACGCCGTCTTTATGGGGGTGAATGGCAGCAAACCTATTTTACAAGACAAGAGAACCAGACAGGCGTTGGGGCACCTATTACCTGTGGCACAAATCATTAACACTTTGCATGGCGGGTACGCCTCCCCAACCGCAGGGTTTATTCCTCCTCAGGATTCGCTATTCTATAATTCCAACTTGAAGCCGCTTGCCTATGACATCATAGCGGTAAAACAGCTGCTACAAAGTGCCGGCTGGTTTAAAAGCCCGCAAGGGTGGCGCAAAAAAATAAATGGCCAACAGGCTTTTCTGCAATTGGAACTGCTGCACCGGGCGGGCAATTCAGACTTTGAGAACATGGCCTTGATGTTCCAGCAAAATGCGAAGCGCGTAGGCATTCCCATCATTCTCAAACCTATGGAAGGAAGCCAAATCTCAGAGCGCTTGCGTACCCGTGACTATGATCTTTATTTCAGGACACTCACCGGCAACCCGTTTTCTTATAACCTACTTTCTTTGTTGCATTCCCAAAGTGCCGCCAACGAAGGTGCCAACGTGACCCATTTTGGAACAAGTGAAAGTGACCAACTTCTAGAGCAGATAGCCAGAGAGGAAAACCTGAACACCAAAGCCATTTTGCTCAAAGCGCTTCAAAAAATCATGCGGGAAGAAGCCAACCTCATGTTCTTGTATTTCCCCAAAAACAAACTAGCCGTCTCTAAACGGATAGACTCTGTAGTAGTTTCCAGCCTGGAACCTGGGTATGATGTAACTCGGCTGGTCTTGAAAAAGTGA
- a CDS encoding ABC transporter permease subunit — MKPNNAWGIFLKAPLTLWVAASLIFFLSRLLPATFAPKGMEEVDTNTFGGARAEAVEDAKQSFIRKQGLHLPLFYVSLTHQSLEDDLLQSVPEPDRYWLKKAAYWHGTSNAFTFYRQWESHVRTMPLKEKQKLLTTLSYWAKSPNQEQRTKALQEVNHAITNSGSTLNKSSLQSAWAILIQQQGPLGNFLPAFRWHGTSNQYHLWASQVLRGDLGFSTRDYQPVGQKIAMALPVTLFIGVGGFVLATALSFLLATVLSLSAKAMLKASLRKFLYLLDSFPAFLLALGLLALFLKWGGNWDPISAGQTPTIISFMENLFSSALGAALVCTLLLLVPYLTLQFHQSLEEEKNKLYFRTALAKGLSARQSLVRHLLPNAFPPMLTLMSEVFLALIAGILVVEITFSLPGLGNLLTQSILTADYPVVIGLILLLLVIRMVVVWLAEACIIFLDPRARQI; from the coding sequence ATGAAACCAAACAATGCCTGGGGTATATTCCTAAAAGCTCCCTTGACCCTTTGGGTGGCCGCCTCACTCATTTTTTTCTTAAGCCGACTTCTGCCTGCCACGTTCGCACCCAAAGGCATGGAAGAAGTTGACACCAACACCTTCGGCGGTGCCCGGGCAGAGGCTGTAGAGGATGCAAAGCAGTCTTTTATCCGGAAACAGGGACTACACCTTCCGCTTTTTTATGTCAGCCTAACTCATCAATCATTAGAAGATGACTTGCTACAGTCGGTGCCGGAACCAGACCGGTACTGGCTGAAAAAGGCGGCCTATTGGCACGGGACATCTAATGCCTTCACGTTTTATAGGCAATGGGAAAGCCACGTGCGGACAATGCCTTTAAAAGAAAAACAAAAACTTCTCACCACCCTTTCTTATTGGGCGAAAAGCCCCAACCAGGAACAACGAACCAAAGCATTACAAGAGGTGAATCATGCAATTACAAACTCAGGTTCAACCTTGAATAAGTCTTCTTTGCAATCTGCCTGGGCAATTTTAATCCAGCAGCAAGGTCCTTTGGGAAACTTTTTACCGGCCTTCCGTTGGCATGGCACGTCAAACCAATATCATTTGTGGGCCTCTCAAGTTTTGCGGGGAGACTTGGGGTTTTCTACCAGAGATTACCAACCCGTGGGACAGAAAATCGCCATGGCGCTTCCCGTTACACTTTTCATTGGGGTTGGTGGCTTTGTCTTGGCTACAGCCTTGTCCTTTTTGCTGGCAACAGTACTCTCCCTCTCTGCTAAGGCCATGTTGAAGGCAAGCCTTAGAAAATTCCTGTATCTGCTAGACAGCTTTCCAGCTTTCTTATTGGCTTTGGGTTTATTGGCTCTATTTCTCAAATGGGGCGGAAACTGGGATCCTATTTCCGCGGGCCAAACTCCAACCATAATTTCCTTCATGGAAAACCTATTTTCCAGTGCACTGGGGGCAGCCTTGGTCTGTACGCTGTTATTATTGGTTCCGTACCTCACGTTGCAGTTTCACCAGAGCCTGGAAGAAGAGAAAAACAAACTGTACTTCAGGACCGCCTTAGCCAAGGGACTTTCTGCCAGGCAATCACTGGTCAGGCATCTTTTACCAAACGCATTCCCACCCATGCTCACCTTGATGAGCGAAGTATTCTTAGCCCTCATAGCCGGAATTCTTGTGGTGGAGATTACTTTTTCGTTGCCTGGCTTGGGTAACCTGCTTACCCAATCTATACTCACGGCAGATTACCCTGTGGTCATTGGCCTCATTTTGCTTTTGCTGGTTATCCGGATGGTGGTGGTTTGGTTGGCAGAGGCTTGTATAATATTTCTGGACCCCAGAGCCAGGCAGATATGA
- a CDS encoding rhodanese-like domain-containing protein: MKIQQFEDKGLAHYSYAILSECQKEIVLVDPARNPQQYYDYAQEHGAKIVGVIETHPHADFVSSHLEIHQKTGATIYAHSLVGADYPHNSFDEGAVLEIGNIKLKSLHTPGHSPDSISIVLEHEGKDKAVFTGDTLFIGDVGRPDLRENAGNLTAKREELAKQMYHSTREKLMKLADDVVVYPAHGAGTLCGKGLSEANSSTIGDEKFSNQALQEMTEDQFVAYLTADQPFIPKYFGYDVGLNKQGAPNYQESVQAVKRLEKNFTPEEGALVIDARPQQDFKNGHLAGAYNIQNGGKFETWLGSIVDPKETFYLVAQDDKTLDELIDKASRVGYEIKIKGAFVLEEEASVSSPKMDVDQFKENQGQYTIVDIRNASEVKDKKYFANALNIPLPELRYRAQEIPTDKPVVIHCAGGYRSAAGSSIVEAELPKAKVLDLSEAISQFQPL; encoded by the coding sequence ATGAAAATACAGCAGTTTGAAGACAAAGGATTGGCGCATTATTCTTACGCCATTTTAAGCGAATGCCAAAAAGAAATCGTCTTGGTAGACCCAGCCCGCAACCCCCAGCAATATTATGACTACGCCCAGGAACACGGCGCCAAAATTGTGGGCGTGATTGAAACCCACCCGCACGCTGATTTTGTGAGCTCGCACCTGGAAATTCATCAAAAAACCGGGGCTACTATTTACGCGCATAGCCTGGTGGGCGCTGACTATCCGCACAATTCCTTTGACGAAGGCGCGGTGCTGGAGATTGGCAATATAAAACTGAAGTCCCTGCATACGCCCGGCCACTCGCCAGACAGCATTAGCATCGTGCTGGAGCACGAGGGCAAGGACAAAGCCGTCTTCACCGGAGATACCTTGTTCATTGGTGATGTGGGCCGTCCTGACTTGCGCGAGAATGCCGGCAACCTCACCGCCAAGCGCGAGGAGCTGGCCAAACAAATGTATCACAGCACCCGCGAGAAACTGATGAAACTAGCGGATGACGTAGTGGTTTATCCAGCACACGGTGCCGGCACGCTCTGCGGAAAAGGCCTGAGCGAGGCCAACAGCAGCACCATTGGCGACGAGAAGTTCAGCAACCAAGCCCTGCAGGAAATGACCGAAGACCAGTTTGTAGCCTACCTCACCGCCGACCAGCCCTTCATTCCCAAGTACTTCGGGTATGACGTGGGCTTGAACAAACAAGGCGCGCCCAACTACCAGGAAAGCGTGCAAGCCGTAAAGCGTCTGGAGAAGAACTTTACGCCCGAGGAAGGTGCGTTGGTCATTGACGCACGTCCACAGCAAGACTTTAAAAATGGCCATTTGGCAGGAGCATACAACATCCAGAACGGCGGTAAGTTTGAGACCTGGCTGGGAAGCATCGTGGATCCTAAGGAGACCTTCTACCTGGTAGCCCAGGATGACAAGACCCTGGACGAGTTGATTGACAAAGCCTCCCGGGTTGGCTATGAAATCAAGATCAAAGGCGCTTTTGTGCTGGAAGAGGAAGCTTCGGTTTCATCGCCTAAGATGGACGTGGACCAGTTCAAGGAAAATCAAGGGCAGTACACCATCGTGGACATCAGGAACGCCTCTGAGGTGAAGGACAAGAAATACTTTGCTAACGCCCTAAACATCCCATTGCCTGAACTAAGATACCGCGCCCAGGAAATCCCTACGGATAAACCAGTAGTTATTCACTGCGCCGGCGGGTACCGCTCGGCGGCCGGAAGCAGTATTGTAGAGGCAGAACTGCCTAAGGCCAAAGTGCTGGATTTAAGCGAGGCTATCAGCCAGTTCCAACCTTTGTAA